From the Priestia aryabhattai genome, one window contains:
- a CDS encoding sodium-dependent transporter, translated as MSQNEQWTSKLGFILASAGSAIGIGAIWKLPYVAGTSGGGAFFLLFILFTAIIGLPLLLAEFVLGRHTQKEAIRAYDAVAPGSLWKGIGYLGVITCFILLSFYSVVGGWILQYIFASVTGQLNGVSDYGSLFNSTIANPISAVISQFVFLLLTIVVVARGIQNGIEKANKILMPALFILFIIIIIRSLTLDGAMEGVSFFLYPDFSKLTSQTILFAMGQAFFSLSVGVSVMVTYSSYLSKQQNLPKSAISISALNILISLLAGLAIFPAVFSMGVKPTEGPGLLFIVLPSIFEQLPFGIVFQTFFLALFLFATLTSAFSMLEIIVASLAKGEQHKRIKLSWVSGLLIFVVGIPSALSYGLLSDVSIFGKSIFDAFDFLVSNILMPLGALLIAIFVPWKMKKDVLIEEFKHGSTNVKRWFSLWLLAIRYIAPVLIIIVFINMLGFI; from the coding sequence ATGAGTCAAAACGAACAATGGACATCAAAACTCGGCTTTATCTTGGCATCTGCCGGTTCAGCAATTGGAATCGGAGCCATTTGGAAACTGCCTTATGTAGCCGGAACAAGCGGAGGAGGGGCCTTTTTTTTACTGTTTATCTTGTTTACAGCAATTATTGGTTTGCCGCTTTTGCTTGCTGAATTTGTACTAGGTAGACATACACAAAAAGAAGCAATTCGTGCTTATGATGCAGTTGCTCCCGGTTCTCTATGGAAAGGAATCGGGTATTTAGGCGTGATCACATGCTTTATTTTATTATCATTCTATAGTGTAGTAGGAGGATGGATTTTACAATATATTTTTGCAAGCGTCACGGGTCAGCTGAATGGAGTAAGTGACTACGGGAGTTTATTTAATTCCACTATTGCTAATCCGATAAGCGCTGTTATATCTCAATTTGTTTTTCTTCTTTTAACAATTGTTGTAGTAGCAAGAGGCATTCAAAATGGTATTGAAAAAGCAAACAAAATTTTAATGCCTGCCCTCTTTATTTTATTTATTATTATTATTATTCGTTCTTTAACATTAGACGGGGCGATGGAAGGCGTATCTTTCTTTTTGTATCCAGATTTTTCAAAGCTTACCTCCCAAACGATTTTGTTTGCAATGGGACAAGCATTCTTTTCGCTTAGCGTAGGCGTTTCGGTTATGGTTACTTATAGTTCGTATCTGTCTAAGCAGCAAAACTTGCCAAAATCAGCTATTTCAATTTCAGCGTTAAATATTTTGATTTCTTTACTAGCAGGACTGGCAATTTTCCCTGCAGTCTTCTCAATGGGCGTAAAGCCGACGGAAGGACCAGGTCTTTTATTTATTGTATTGCCTTCTATTTTTGAACAGCTTCCGTTCGGAATTGTGTTTCAAACTTTCTTTTTGGCGCTGTTTTTATTTGCTACTTTGACATCTGCATTTTCGATGTTAGAAATTATTGTTGCTTCATTAGCCAAAGGAGAGCAGCATAAGCGTATAAAGCTATCTTGGGTTTCGGGCCTACTAATCTTCGTTGTAGGAATACCGTCAGCTCTATCGTATGGTTTATTAAGTGACGTATCAATCTTTGGAAAAAGCATCTTTGACGCTTTTGATTTTCTTGTAAGTAATATCCTTATGCCTCTCGGTGCTCTTTTAATTGCCATCTTTGTTCCTTGGAAGATGAAAAAAGATGTGCTAATTGAAGAATTTAAGCATGGTTCGACGAATGTGAAGCGCTGGTTCTCTTTATGGCTTCTTGCCATTCGATACATCGCACCTGTTTTAATTATCATTGTATTTATTAATATGCTAGGCTTTATCTAA
- a CDS encoding MTH1187 family thiamine-binding protein, producing the protein MAIVDVTIIPVGTETPSVSQYVADIQKVLAKHEDEITYQLTPMNTLIEGELSTLLQIVQEMHEVPFENGIQRVCTNLRIDDRRDKENHTMAGKLQSVQSKLEAK; encoded by the coding sequence ATGGCTATTGTAGATGTAACCATTATTCCAGTTGGTACGGAAACGCCAAGCGTGAGTCAGTACGTAGCTGATATTCAAAAAGTGTTGGCGAAGCATGAAGATGAAATTACATATCAATTAACCCCTATGAATACATTAATTGAAGGGGAATTAAGCACGCTGCTGCAAATTGTGCAAGAGATGCATGAAGTACCTTTTGAAAATGGTATTCAGCGCGTATGTACAAATTTACGAATTGATGATCGTCGTGATAAAGAAAATCATACGATGGCTGGGAAATTACAATCAGTACAGTCTAAATTAGAAGCGAAATAA
- the allC gene encoding allantoate deiminase, with protein sequence MVADMTGKSKLCQQIEENISWLSQFGLDEKEGVTRLLYTEQWNAAQKALEEKMKGLHLKTYYDDVGNLFGRLQGTGQEKQVILTGSHIDTVINGGKYDGAFGVVAGIIALQYLHEHYGSPTKTLEVVSLCEEEGSRFPLTYWGSGNMNGLHRKSDAKHVINKEGVKLDDEMKQLNFGKGLHSEPYRTDIASFVELHIEQGKQLEMSHCDIGIVSSIVGQKRFTVFVKGESNHAGTTPMNIRKDAFYVSCRLAKAFIELSEKYHNALYVTVGKVTLSPNAPNVIPGYVEFTVDIRHHQYKVLQEAEREMKEIIKRTAGTLEVNIDCWMDEKPVTMSGELSELSKIISSEKNISSRELVSGAGHDSQVFGRRVPTCLLFVPSHDGISHSPKEFTKGEQLEKGVKVLIELLYKLAY encoded by the coding sequence ATGGTCGCAGATATGACGGGAAAATCTAAGCTTTGTCAGCAAATCGAAGAAAACATTAGCTGGTTGTCACAGTTTGGGTTAGATGAAAAAGAAGGTGTCACGAGGCTTTTATATACGGAACAGTGGAATGCAGCTCAAAAGGCGTTGGAAGAAAAAATGAAGGGACTTCACCTCAAGACGTATTACGATGATGTAGGAAATTTATTTGGACGTTTGCAAGGAACGGGTCAAGAAAAACAAGTTATTTTAACAGGATCACATATCGACACCGTGATAAACGGAGGAAAATATGACGGGGCGTTTGGTGTTGTGGCAGGTATCATTGCTCTGCAGTATTTACACGAGCATTACGGCTCCCCTACAAAAACATTAGAGGTCGTATCACTTTGTGAAGAAGAAGGCAGCAGATTTCCGCTTACGTATTGGGGATCAGGTAATATGAATGGATTACACAGAAAAAGTGATGCAAAACATGTTATAAATAAAGAAGGGGTTAAGCTTGATGACGAAATGAAGCAGCTTAATTTTGGGAAAGGCCTCCATAGCGAGCCATATCGCACGGACATCGCTTCTTTTGTTGAACTGCATATTGAGCAAGGAAAGCAGCTTGAAATGTCTCATTGCGATATCGGAATTGTTTCTAGTATCGTCGGGCAGAAACGCTTTACAGTATTTGTTAAGGGTGAAAGTAACCATGCGGGCACAACGCCGATGAACATCCGAAAAGATGCATTTTATGTGAGCTGCAGACTTGCTAAAGCATTTATTGAATTGAGTGAAAAATATCATAATGCTTTATATGTAACTGTTGGCAAGGTTACACTTTCTCCAAATGCACCGAATGTAATACCGGGATATGTAGAATTCACCGTAGATATAAGACATCACCAGTATAAGGTTTTGCAAGAAGCAGAACGAGAAATGAAGGAGATTATAAAGCGAACGGCAGGGACTTTAGAAGTAAATATCGACTGCTGGATGGATGAAAAGCCTGTCACCATGAGTGGAGAATTATCTGAACTTTCCAAAATTATTTCCTCGGAAAAGAATATCTCCTCCCGAGAATTAGTAAGCGGTGCAGGACACGACTCGCAAGTATTTGGGCGAAGAGTTCCCACATGTTTGCTATTCGTACCGAGTCATGATGGAATCAGCCATTCCCCAAAGGAATTCACCAAAGGAGAACAGTTAGAAAAAGGAGTAAAGGTCTTAATAGAACTATTATATAAGCTTGCCTACTAG
- a CDS encoding C40 family peptidase, protein MKKLIYSLALCGSLTVVPTISEAALGDATLHPGTSNSDVKELQQKLKNKGYFTYGTTTNYYGSITTSAVKSFQRANGLSADGIAGPSTFNKLLGSGSSSISSSSLLRVGSRGSSVQSLQQQLKNKGYFKGTTTQYFGSITKNAVMAFQRANGLSVDGIAGPATLSKLKNGGSSASTGGSSSTSTILRQGMSGSAVSSLQQKLKNKGYFSAGVTGYFGSITTSAVKSFQRANGLLVDGEAGPDTLNKLNSSSSKPSTSTGSSTSSSSASKVISYGKRFMGTPYVWGGSTPSGFDCSGFLNYVYRNAVGVNLPRTVAAIYQTGTRVSSPQPGDIVFFETYKPGASHAGIYLGNGQFLNASSSQGVTISSMSNSYWSKRYLGAKRYL, encoded by the coding sequence ATGAAAAAGTTGATATATTCGTTAGCGTTATGTGGATCTTTAACAGTAGTACCTACAATTAGTGAAGCTGCTTTAGGAGATGCTACGCTACACCCAGGAACAAGTAATTCGGATGTGAAAGAATTACAGCAAAAATTAAAAAACAAAGGTTATTTTACATATGGTACAACAACAAACTATTATGGTTCAATCACAACTAGCGCAGTAAAGTCGTTTCAGCGTGCAAATGGTTTATCTGCAGATGGTATTGCAGGTCCATCTACATTTAATAAGCTGCTAGGAAGCGGAAGTTCATCAATTAGCTCAAGTTCGTTGTTGCGTGTCGGCTCACGCGGATCAAGCGTCCAATCCTTACAGCAACAGCTGAAAAACAAAGGCTATTTTAAAGGAACTACAACTCAGTACTTCGGCTCAATTACAAAAAATGCAGTCATGGCATTTCAACGTGCAAACGGACTGTCTGTGGACGGAATTGCAGGTCCAGCTACGTTAAGTAAGTTGAAAAATGGCGGTTCTAGCGCTTCAACTGGCGGTTCTAGCAGTACTTCAACAATCTTGCGCCAAGGCATGAGCGGTTCAGCAGTAAGCAGCCTTCAGCAAAAACTTAAAAATAAAGGTTACTTCTCAGCTGGTGTAACAGGCTACTTTGGCTCAATCACAACAAGTGCGGTAAAATCATTTCAACGTGCAAATGGTTTATTAGTAGACGGAGAAGCGGGCCCAGATACGCTTAATAAATTAAATTCAAGCAGCTCAAAACCTTCAACATCAACAGGAAGCAGCACAAGCTCAAGCTCAGCTTCAAAAGTTATTTCATACGGTAAACGTTTTATGGGAACACCTTATGTTTGGGGTGGATCAACGCCGAGCGGATTCGATTGCAGCGGTTTCCTTAACTATGTATACCGCAATGCGGTAGGCGTGAATTTACCGCGTACGGTTGCTGCTATTTATCAAACAGGCACACGTGTAAGTTCACCTCAACCTGGCGATATTGTTTTCTTTGAAACATACAAACCAGGTGCCAGCCATGCAGGTATTTATTTAGGAAATGGCCAATTCTTAAATGCGTCATCTTCTCAAGGTGTAACAATCAGTTCAATGAGCAACTCTTACTGGTCAAAACGTTACTTAGGAGCAAAGCGTTACCTATAA
- a CDS encoding chromate transporter, whose translation MRQLDIFIAFFRSGMLGYGGGPSAIPLVKKEVVDTYKWMDDDEFGDLLAIANTLPGPIATKLAGYIGYRVGGILGLGTALFAAVIPTVFLMVLLLTTLTQFKDQPWVMGMTKAVVPVVGVMLAVMTWDFFKKSTSGLGWTPAIILLIISLGLMEFAHIHPAVIIIVLMAAAWIPLKRKGKKGESAEHKQKRESV comes from the coding sequence ATGCGACAATTGGATATTTTTATAGCGTTTTTTCGCTCAGGTATGCTCGGCTACGGAGGAGGACCTTCAGCTATTCCACTTGTTAAAAAAGAAGTGGTCGATACGTACAAGTGGATGGATGACGATGAATTTGGCGATTTGTTAGCAATCGCCAATACGCTGCCTGGGCCTATTGCTACAAAGCTGGCTGGATACATCGGCTATCGAGTCGGCGGCATTTTGGGTCTCGGGACAGCTTTATTTGCAGCCGTCATTCCAACCGTTTTTTTAATGGTATTGCTGTTGACAACTTTAACGCAATTTAAAGATCAGCCGTGGGTTATGGGCATGACAAAAGCAGTTGTCCCTGTAGTAGGAGTTATGCTCGCGGTTATGACGTGGGACTTTTTTAAAAAATCAACGTCTGGTTTAGGGTGGACTCCAGCTATTATCTTATTGATTATTAGTTTAGGGCTAATGGAATTTGCACATATCCATCCAGCAGTCATTATTATTGTTCTTATGGCAGCAGCTTGGATTCCGCTAAAACGAAAAGGAAAAAAAGGCGAAAGTGCTGAGCACAAGCAGAAGAGGGAATCGGTATGA
- a CDS encoding chromate transporter: MIYIQLFMAFFVSNILGYGGGPASIPLIQKEVVDHYHWLTVKEFSEMLAIGNALPGPIATKMAGFIGYQQAGILGSVVALFATIAPSVLLLVILLRILFKYKDSPNVKKMTNYIRPVIAILLGLMAYEFFMNSYSDSGIWQTLFLVAASFLLLEKLRVHPAFVIVGALVYGAVFLA; this comes from the coding sequence ATGATTTATATTCAGCTATTTATGGCGTTTTTTGTTTCAAATATTTTAGGCTATGGAGGCGGACCTGCGTCGATTCCGCTTATTCAAAAAGAAGTCGTGGATCACTATCATTGGCTTACGGTCAAAGAGTTTAGTGAAATGCTAGCAATTGGAAATGCGCTGCCGGGTCCGATTGCAACAAAAATGGCGGGGTTTATCGGATATCAACAGGCAGGGATTTTAGGCTCGGTGGTTGCTCTTTTTGCAACGATTGCTCCGTCGGTTTTACTTTTAGTTATTTTACTTCGAATATTATTTAAGTATAAAGATTCGCCAAATGTCAAGAAAATGACGAACTACATTCGTCCTGTGATCGCCATTTTACTGGGCTTGATGGCATATGAATTTTTTATGAATTCATACAGTGATTCAGGTATATGGCAAACTCTATTTTTAGTAGCAGCCAGCTTTCTTTTATTGGAAAAATTGCGTGTGCATCCAGCGTTCGTTATTGTTGGAGCACTCGTATACGGAGCTGTTTTTCTTGCTTGA
- a CDS encoding pyridoxal-phosphate-dependent aminotransferase family protein, with amino-acid sequence MTITKQLHTPPRTIMTPGPVEADPRVLRALGTPILGQFDPAFTHIMNETMEMLRELFQTKNKWAFPVDGTSRAGIEAVLASVVEPGDKVFVPIFGRFGYLLTEIAERYGADVHNIECEWGEVFDPETVIREIKKVNPKIVAMVHGETSTGRMQPLKEIGAACRDQDVLFIVDAVATIGGTDVKVDEWNIDALIAGTQKCLSVPSGMAPITYNDRIEKIIMERKKVEKGIATKADAQTVRLRPNIISNYFDLSQLQDYWSERRLNHHTEATSMLYALREGLRVILEEGLEERFARHRLHEKALVAGIKAMGLSLFGDEHSKVPTVTCVLIPLEIDGEAVRSTLLEQFGIEIASSFGPVHGKIWRIGTMGYSCRKDNVLFTLAGLEAVLIRNGASVNAGSALQAALEVYEEEVALSSL; translated from the coding sequence ATGACCATAACAAAACAGCTTCATACACCGCCACGTACGATTATGACACCCGGACCCGTAGAAGCAGATCCACGCGTATTAAGAGCATTAGGAACACCTATTTTAGGTCAGTTTGACCCCGCATTTACGCACATTATGAACGAAACGATGGAAATGCTTCGTGAACTATTTCAAACCAAAAACAAATGGGCTTTTCCCGTTGATGGAACGTCTAGAGCTGGGATTGAAGCAGTTCTTGCAAGTGTAGTTGAGCCTGGCGATAAAGTATTCGTCCCGATTTTCGGTCGCTTCGGCTATTTATTAACGGAAATTGCCGAGCGCTACGGAGCTGATGTACACAATATTGAATGCGAATGGGGAGAAGTGTTTGACCCTGAGACAGTCATCCGTGAAATAAAAAAAGTAAATCCGAAAATTGTTGCAATGGTTCATGGTGAAACGTCTACAGGAAGAATGCAGCCTCTTAAAGAAATTGGTGCTGCATGCCGCGACCAAGATGTCTTATTTATTGTCGACGCAGTAGCCACTATTGGCGGTACGGATGTAAAAGTAGATGAGTGGAACATTGACGCATTGATTGCAGGCACACAAAAGTGTTTATCTGTTCCGTCTGGCATGGCACCTATTACGTACAATGATCGTATTGAAAAAATTATCATGGAACGTAAAAAAGTTGAAAAAGGAATTGCGACAAAAGCAGATGCTCAAACTGTTCGTCTGCGTCCTAATATTATCAGCAACTATTTTGATTTGAGTCAGCTTCAAGACTATTGGAGTGAGCGCAGGTTAAATCATCATACGGAAGCAACGTCCATGCTCTATGCTTTAAGAGAAGGACTGCGCGTTATTTTAGAAGAAGGATTAGAGGAAAGATTTGCCCGACACCGCCTCCATGAAAAAGCACTTGTAGCCGGTATTAAAGCAATGGGATTGTCTTTATTCGGGGATGAACATTCAAAAGTTCCAACTGTTACTTGTGTTTTAATTCCCCTAGAGATTGACGGAGAGGCAGTTCGTTCTACGCTTCTTGAACAATTTGGGATTGAAATTGCAAGTTCTTTTGGGCCGGTGCACGGAAAAATATGGCGCATCGGTACAATGGGATACAGCTGTCGAAAAGACAACGTTCTATTTACATTGGCCGGTCTTGAAGCAGTGCTTATTCGAAACGGGGCAAGCGTGAATGCAGGTTCTGCTCTGCAAGCAGCATTAGAAGTTTATGAGGAAGAAGTAGCGTTGTCTAGTCTGTAA
- the ggt gene encoding gamma-glutamyltransferase: MSEYFFTHPYASQRTCTFGKNGMVATSQPLAAQAGLEMLKKGGNAVDAAIASAACLTVVEPTSNGIGGDAFALVWINEELYGLNASGPAPASISIEALHAMGIKEMPARGFVPVTVPGAPSAWAELSKRFGRLSLKEVLQPAISYAQEGFPISPILGYNWERAFERFTHALKGDEYKHWFETFTNNGSAPKVGEMWRSPDHAATLLEIAETNGESFYRGDLADKIAAFSKRHGGFLAKEDLAAFKAEWVKPISTSYRGYDVWEIPPNGQGLIALLALNTLKGFSFDAKDSVDTYHKQIEAMKLAFADGQKFITDADKMTVAVEGLLNDSYAHKRRELIGEKALIPEAGQPSHSGTIYLATADREGNMVSFIQSNYMDFGSGLVVPNTGICLQNRGHNFSLDSRHHNRLEPGKRTYHTIIPGFLTKNKRAVGPFGVMGKFMQPQGHVQVVMNMIDFHLNPQAALDAPRWQWIEHKKVLVEKEMPSHIVEALERKGHDIHVATSRHTFGRGQIILRDEQTGVLYGGTEARTDGAVVAY, encoded by the coding sequence ATGAGCGAATACTTTTTCACACACCCATATGCATCGCAACGTACGTGTACGTTTGGAAAAAACGGAATGGTAGCAACTAGTCAGCCTCTTGCCGCTCAAGCGGGTCTTGAAATGTTGAAAAAAGGAGGCAATGCGGTAGATGCTGCTATTGCCTCCGCAGCTTGTTTAACGGTTGTAGAACCTACGTCAAATGGAATTGGCGGAGACGCATTTGCTCTTGTGTGGATAAATGAAGAGCTATATGGACTCAACGCGAGCGGTCCTGCTCCTGCTTCTATCTCTATTGAGGCTCTGCATGCCATGGGGATAAAAGAGATGCCGGCTCGCGGTTTTGTTCCTGTTACGGTTCCAGGTGCCCCGAGCGCGTGGGCGGAGCTGTCAAAACGCTTTGGACGGCTGTCGTTAAAAGAAGTGCTGCAGCCTGCTATTTCTTATGCGCAAGAAGGGTTCCCAATCTCCCCAATTTTAGGGTACAATTGGGAACGAGCGTTTGAACGATTTACACACGCGCTAAAAGGTGACGAATATAAGCACTGGTTTGAGACGTTTACCAACAATGGATCAGCTCCTAAAGTAGGGGAAATGTGGCGATCACCAGACCATGCTGCTACGCTGCTTGAAATTGCCGAAACGAATGGAGAATCTTTTTACAGAGGGGATCTAGCTGATAAAATAGCAGCTTTTTCGAAAAGACACGGCGGATTTTTAGCAAAAGAAGATTTAGCAGCTTTTAAAGCAGAGTGGGTGAAGCCGATTTCAACTTCTTACCGAGGATATGATGTGTGGGAAATTCCCCCTAACGGCCAAGGCCTTATTGCACTTTTAGCTTTAAATACGCTAAAAGGCTTTTCTTTCGATGCCAAAGATTCTGTCGATACATACCACAAGCAAATTGAAGCCATGAAGCTAGCGTTTGCAGATGGACAAAAATTCATTACAGATGCTGATAAAATGACAGTAGCAGTTGAAGGTTTGTTGAATGATTCTTATGCACACAAGCGCAGAGAGCTGATTGGTGAAAAAGCGCTTATTCCCGAAGCCGGACAGCCGTCTCATAGCGGTACTATCTATTTAGCGACAGCTGATAGAGAAGGAAACATGGTATCATTCATTCAAAGTAATTACATGGATTTTGGCTCAGGACTAGTCGTACCTAATACAGGCATATGCCTGCAAAACCGTGGGCATAATTTTTCGTTAGATTCTAGGCACCATAACCGGTTAGAGCCTGGGAAACGAACCTACCATACCATTATTCCTGGATTTTTAACAAAGAATAAAAGGGCTGTAGGTCCATTCGGTGTAATGGGTAAATTTATGCAGCCGCAAGGACATGTGCAAGTCGTCATGAATATGATCGATTTCCATCTAAATCCTCAGGCAGCTTTAGATGCACCAAGATGGCAGTGGATTGAACATAAAAAGGTTCTTGTGGAAAAAGAAATGCCTTCACATATTGTAGAAGCATTAGAACGCAAAGGGCATGATATTCATGTGGCTACGAGCAGACATACGTTTGGAAGAGGGCAGATTATTTTAAGAGATGAACAAACCGGTGTATTATACGGTGGCACAGAAGCGCGAACAGACGGAGCGGTCGTTGCTTATTAG
- a CDS encoding PucR family transcriptional regulator, which translates to MELQTLLRIPIYEKASVVAGQKGVTRKVHNVNMMDAPDILSFLKEGEFLITTGYHFKEHEESLAKLVKGMAKKKCAGLAIKTKRFFEHVPASICQLADELHFPIIDFQTDETLGAVINESLSFILDKKTAELQQAMVTHQLFSSYILQGKGIEKIMQSIQTLCNAHVALCDTHGHELFYTNKREPFSLAMEEAVAGAKQLFLRTAKYTTFSFLHTKKTVTLFPIATHTRKYSYLLIEHQVSLSDSALLTIEQATNVLSFEMMRQQALYEAERRRKNDFFNQLVNNYYKTLEDASFQAQMMGLSAGNSYICAVGKIHSTFTPYSDDDMIYELLQYELSAGHTEAVLFFYDNLYILLFTPHSQPMIIECLHRLQEAVYRHYDKRMSFGIGNQSQSLLTIADSYKEAVEALETIHFKDQSKLIQFYQPKQFKELLRLLPANDLQDYYSQTLEGLLQYDKKDRSILLDTLETYLNSNCQISETAKQLFVHRNTVIYRIEKCEELLKRPIHTSEETLRLRVAFQIFSLVHAN; encoded by the coding sequence ATGGAACTACAAACTCTTTTACGCATTCCAATTTATGAGAAAGCATCTGTAGTAGCCGGGCAAAAAGGAGTCACCCGCAAAGTACATAACGTCAATATGATGGACGCACCCGATATTTTATCTTTTTTAAAAGAAGGAGAATTTTTAATTACAACGGGTTATCACTTCAAAGAACATGAAGAAAGCTTAGCAAAACTTGTAAAAGGAATGGCTAAAAAGAAATGTGCAGGATTGGCCATAAAAACGAAGCGCTTTTTCGAACACGTGCCTGCTTCTATTTGTCAGCTAGCTGATGAACTTCACTTTCCGATCATTGATTTTCAAACGGACGAAACGTTAGGTGCGGTTATTAACGAATCTCTCAGCTTTATTTTAGATAAAAAAACAGCCGAGCTTCAGCAAGCGATGGTTACACATCAGCTATTTTCCTCGTACATCTTACAAGGAAAAGGCATTGAGAAAATTATGCAGTCCATTCAAACGTTATGCAATGCTCACGTTGCCCTTTGTGATACCCATGGTCATGAACTCTTTTATACAAACAAACGCGAACCTTTTTCGCTTGCGATGGAAGAAGCGGTAGCGGGCGCTAAGCAGCTGTTTTTACGAACGGCAAAATATACAACCTTTTCCTTTTTACACACAAAAAAAACCGTTACGCTTTTTCCGATTGCTACTCATACAAGAAAGTACAGTTATTTACTTATTGAACACCAAGTTTCTTTATCCGATTCAGCTCTTCTAACGATTGAACAAGCGACAAACGTTTTATCTTTCGAAATGATGAGACAGCAGGCATTGTATGAAGCTGAACGGCGACGAAAAAACGATTTTTTTAATCAGCTTGTTAATAATTATTATAAAACGCTTGAAGATGCTTCCTTTCAAGCACAGATGATGGGCTTATCAGCAGGAAACAGCTATATTTGCGCCGTTGGGAAAATCCACTCTACATTCACGCCTTACAGCGATGACGACATGATTTATGAGCTGCTTCAATATGAGTTATCAGCAGGTCATACAGAGGCCGTTTTATTTTTCTACGATAACCTTTATATTCTTTTGTTTACGCCTCATTCTCAACCTATGATTATAGAATGTTTGCATCGCTTGCAGGAAGCTGTTTACCGTCACTACGATAAGCGAATGTCATTTGGAATTGGAAACCAAAGCCAATCCCTGCTTACAATCGCTGACTCATATAAAGAAGCTGTTGAAGCTCTTGAAACTATCCATTTTAAAGATCAGTCGAAGCTTATTCAATTTTATCAGCCAAAACAGTTTAAAGAACTGTTGAGGTTGCTTCCGGCAAATGATTTACAGGATTACTATTCTCAAACATTAGAAGGTTTGCTGCAGTACGATAAGAAAGATCGCTCCATCTTACTTGACACGCTTGAAACATATCTAAATTCCAATTGCCAAATCTCAGAGACTGCTAAACAGTTATTCGTTCACCGAAACACGGTGATCTATCGAATCGAAAAATGCGAAGAGTTATTAAAAAGACCTATTCATACGTCGGAGGAAACCCTTCGGCTGCGCGTAGCTTTTCAAATTTTTTCTCTTGTTCATGCTAATTAA
- a CDS encoding DUF6843 domain-containing protein — MKRWLILCLLVVIAAGCGRPDETSQPSIFLIPEGYKGWVMVEYDKDNGNPSKTEGDYTVFKVNEQGVGKTKTLLSGGGWARNKYFYVNKNGQRKQLKQGKMIHGTTQGNKNHTVTYFFVGTAKEFDKAGDYRRKLTEESSS; from the coding sequence GTGAAAAGGTGGCTCATTTTGTGCTTATTGGTTGTAATCGCAGCTGGATGTGGACGCCCAGATGAAACGTCTCAACCGAGCATTTTCCTTATACCAGAAGGGTACAAAGGATGGGTTATGGTCGAATATGATAAAGATAATGGAAATCCTAGCAAGACAGAAGGAGACTACACTGTATTTAAAGTAAACGAGCAGGGAGTCGGGAAAACCAAAACGCTTTTAAGTGGCGGCGGCTGGGCAAGAAATAAATATTTCTACGTAAATAAAAATGGTCAGCGAAAGCAATTGAAGCAGGGGAAGATGATTCATGGAACGACTCAAGGTAACAAAAATCATACGGTAACATACTTTTTTGTCGGTACCGCAAAAGAGTTCGACAAGGCCGGGGACTATCGAAGAAAACTTACCGAAGAAAGTTCTTCGTAA
- a CDS encoding DUF350 domain-containing protein, translated as MTQWIDWASIGSFLSHVAVGLGLLFIGVMVFELTTKFNDRELIKKGNVAVALKLWGKGIGLAIVIFTVWSNSLNLLDATLWGIVGIITQVVAYWIIEFIMTPKTSLAKKVEEGNVAVGVTLFAASIAVGLIVAGSLTY; from the coding sequence ATGACACAATGGATTGATTGGGCTAGTATAGGGAGTTTTTTATCTCACGTAGCGGTAGGGTTAGGGCTATTATTTATCGGAGTAATGGTATTTGAATTAACAACAAAATTTAACGATCGTGAACTCATAAAAAAAGGCAATGTGGCGGTCGCTTTGAAGTTATGGGGAAAAGGAATTGGGCTTGCTATTGTCATTTTCACTGTATGGAGCAACAGCTTAAATTTGTTAGATGCAACTCTTTGGGGAATAGTAGGTATCATTACTCAAGTAGTGGCATATTGGATTATTGAATTTATCATGACGCCTAAAACGAGCTTAGCCAAAAAAGTAGAAGAAGGAAATGTAGCGGTTGGAGTAACTCTGTTTGCGGCGTCGATTGCCGTCGGCCTTATTGTAGCCGGAAGTTTAACATATTAA